In Nitrobacteraceae bacterium AZCC 1564, the following proteins share a genomic window:
- a CDS encoding tRNA (cytidine/uridine-2'-O-)-methyltransferase (product_source=KO:K03216; cath_funfam=3.40.1280.10; cog=COG0219; ko=KO:K03216; pfam=PF00588; superfamily=75217; tigrfam=TIGR00185): MRIALYQPDIPQNTGTILRLCACLGVEAHIIEPAGFPVSDRHFRRAGMDYLDQVTIIRHDSWTKFEEWRSETGCRLVLFSTKAARPYLDHTYQADDVLLFGRESAGVPDEVVQAADERLVIPIAPGMRSLNIAVTVAMALGEALRQTGPIFVGNTGPGAAPPDATT, encoded by the coding sequence ATGCGCATAGCCCTCTACCAGCCCGACATTCCGCAAAACACCGGAACGATTCTGCGGCTCTGCGCCTGCCTGGGCGTGGAAGCCCACATTATCGAACCAGCCGGGTTTCCGGTCAGCGACCGGCATTTCCGCCGGGCAGGCATGGATTACCTCGACCAGGTGACGATCATCCGCCACGATTCCTGGACGAAATTCGAGGAATGGCGCTCTGAAACCGGCTGCCGACTGGTATTATTTTCAACCAAAGCGGCACGCCCTTACCTGGATCATACCTATCAGGCCGATGACGTCCTGTTGTTCGGCCGGGAATCCGCCGGTGTTCCAGACGAAGTGGTGCAAGCTGCCGACGAACGGCTGGTGATCCCGATCGCGCCAGGCATGCGATCCCTGAACATCGCCGTCACCGTGGCAATGGCGCTGGGCGAGGCATTACGCCAGACAGGGCCTATATTTGTGGGCAACACCGGCCCTGGCGCAGCCCCGCCAGATGCAACCACATAG